In the Geothermobacter ehrlichii genome, TACCAGCGCCGCCTTCCCGCCCGGCGGCAGCTCCGCCACCAGGTCCGGCAGCATGCAGCTCGGATGCAGGGTTCCACGCAGCCGTCCACCACGACGGGTGGCGGCGACAGCCAGATGCACATCGGCCAGGGCGGCGGCCAGATCGGAAAAGGTGGCAGCATCACCGAGCAGCGAATGACCGGCGACGGCGAACTTGCGCGCCTCCGGATGCAGATACTGGCAGGGATTGACCAGACGCAGATCGCGGATGCCGAAGTTGGCCATCGCCCGGCAGACCATACCGATATTGCCGGGCTGCTGCGGTTCGACCAGAACGACAGCCAGATGCTGGGACAGACGCTTCAGCATGAATTCAACTCCGGAGTCGACAATGAATAGGATTTTACGATTTGTCTTATTGATTTTTTCGATTTAACTTATTGGACTTGCCGGCTTTTTTGTCGTACCTTGCCGATAACAACAAATTCACGGAGGATAGCATGTACCGCCTGTTGCTCAGCCTTCTCATCCTGCTGCTCGCCACTCCCGCCTTGGGAGCCAATGCCGCCGGAACCGTCACCTGGAGCTTCGACCTGTCGGCCCACCAGCCCGGAGCCGAGGCCAGACTCTGGATTCCCTACCCGGTATCGGACGCCAACCAGCTGATTTCCGACATCTCCTGGCAGGGGGACTACAGCGAAGCTGCAGTCTATACCGACCGGCGGCACGGCGTCAGCATGCTTTTCGTCCGCTGGGACAAAAACGCCAAAAGCCGCCAGCTGACCTTCCGTTTCCGCGCCGAGCGACGCGAACAGGCGCGACGCGACCTCGCGGACAGCAACATCCCTCTCGATCCGGCCTTTGCCGCTCCCTACCTGGCCGCCACCTCCCTCGGTCCGGTCGACGGTCCGGTCCGGGCCCTGGCCGAACAGATCACCGCCGGCAAAAAGACCATTCTGGAGAAGGCCCGCGCCATCTACGACTGGACGGTGGACAACACCTTCCGTGATCCGCAAACCCGCGGCTGCGGCCTCGGCGACGTACCGCATCTGCTCGAGCGCCCCGGCGGCAAGTGCGCCGACATCAGCTCGCTCTTCGTCGCCCTGTCCCGGGCCGCCGGCGTGCCAGCCCGGGACATCCTCGGACTGCGCCTGGGCAAAAAGGACGGGCAGGACATCAGCCAGTGGCAGCACTGCTGGGCCGAGTTCTACCTGCCGGGAACCGGCTGGATTCCGGTCGATCCGGCGGACGTGCGCAAGGCAATGCTGAAACAGAACCTCTCTCTGGACGACCCGAAGGTGGCCGAACTGCGGGAATATTTCTGGGGTGGCGTCGACGCCTACCGCATCCGTCTCTCGGAAGGGCGCGACCTGCAGCTCAACCCTCCGCAGCAGGGACCGGCAGTCAACTACCTGATGTATCCCTTCGCCCAGATTGGCAATGAGACCCTCGACTGGCTCGATCCGGCGACATTCAAATACCGGATAACCTTTCGTCAATAAGTCTTTGGGGCGATGACGGCCGCCAGCGGTGGCCGTCATCGCCCTGCTACCCGCCGCGCCCCTGAAGCGGCAACACAACCTCGCCGCGCCCCTGGCGGCCCTTGGCATCCCGCGCCTGCCAGCCGATCTTCAGCGGCGCTCCGACCTGCAGCCTCGACGGCTGTTTCGTATGGATCACCACCGCCATGTCGAAGACCGACTGAAAAGAATCCCCCGTTACCTGCGCGCCGTCGGCATCGAACAGCCGGAACCGTTCGATGGAGACCGGCCGGTCGAAATAGACCAGAATCTCCGGTGGATGCCCCTGCCCCGCCGCCAGGGAGGCATAGGCCGCCAGCGGCCGGGGCGGACCCGGATCGGCGATGCGGTCGGGACGGGGCACGAACCCGCCTTCCGGCATCCCCGGCCAGGGTCGACCGTCGAGAGTGAGGGCGACTCGTTCGACCCCGGCAAAACGCGCCGCCGTCTCGATCAGCACCGCCGCCATGGCATCCAGATCTCCACTTGCCCCGGCCGGCAGGGTCAGGTTGATCTCCCGGCTGTTTCCCACGCGGTTGGCCGTCACCGCCCGGCTACCCGGCGGAAAGGGGTTGAACAGGCCGCTGGCAGCGGAAGGACGGAGCAAAGGGCCGGTCAGCTGGTCGAGCAGCAGCTGCAGCTGGCCGTCCTGCCGGTAGAGAAAGAAGGGAAGCGGCTGCAGACGCCCCGATCCGTCGGTGCGCGGCAGAAAACCGACCCGCGCCCAGGCGGTGCCGGCCCGGACTTTCGGCGCCGCGCCGAAAAACTCCCGGTAAGCGGCATCGGCATTGACCTTGCCGGCCGGCTCCGGAGACGGCTGCTCGCAGGCCGGCAGCAAGAACAGCAAAAGACAGAAACAGAACAGACGAATCGATACAGGCATGGTCCAGACCCCCTTGGCAGGCATTTTCATTCAGTGTAACACGCTATCTGGCGCCGGATGCCGGTCAGCCGAACCGGAATGAACCGAAATAGTGACTCCACACCGGGACCACCATAAAATTAACAAGAGTTTAT is a window encoding:
- a CDS encoding GerMN domain-containing protein, encoding MPVSIRLFCFCLLLFLLPACEQPSPEPAGKVNADAAYREFFGAAPKVRAGTAWARVGFLPRTDGSGRLQPLPFFLYRQDGQLQLLLDQLTGPLLRPSAASGLFNPFPPGSRAVTANRVGNSREINLTLPAGASGDLDAMAAVLIETAARFAGVERVALTLDGRPWPGMPEGGFVPRPDRIADPGPPRPLAAYASLAAGQGHPPEILVYFDRPVSIERFRLFDADGAQVTGDSFQSVFDMAVVIHTKQPSRLQVGAPLKIGWQARDAKGRQGRGEVVLPLQGRGG
- a CDS encoding transglutaminase-like domain-containing protein, with the translated sequence MYRLLLSLLILLLATPALGANAAGTVTWSFDLSAHQPGAEARLWIPYPVSDANQLISDISWQGDYSEAAVYTDRRHGVSMLFVRWDKNAKSRQLTFRFRAERREQARRDLADSNIPLDPAFAAPYLAATSLGPVDGPVRALAEQITAGKKTILEKARAIYDWTVDNTFRDPQTRGCGLGDVPHLLERPGGKCADISSLFVALSRAAGVPARDILGLRLGKKDGQDISQWQHCWAEFYLPGTGWIPVDPADVRKAMLKQNLSLDDPKVAELREYFWGGVDAYRIRLSEGRDLQLNPPQQGPAVNYLMYPFAQIGNETLDWLDPATFKYRITFRQ